Below is a genomic region from Nilaparvata lugens isolate BPH chromosome 3, ASM1435652v1, whole genome shotgun sequence.
TATGTTGAATCACTTCAATTGTACAGGTCAGTATTATTCATAAATGGTATATTCCATGTACAAAACTGGCTCTcataaagagaaaatatacaAATACTGATTTATAGGTATATACGATACCTTAAATTGatagaaagaaaatatatattgcgGAATATTAATGAACTCATtatcatgaattatttttcttcatttaattttcttatttctaattTGTCTGgctgtatttcaaattttctttcaaatttcaatctattattgtaatggaaGCAAAATGGATTTTTGATCTGTTGCTTTctcatattcttgttttccaatagataaataaactttAGAAACATCATGATGAGTAGTTGTGATTTATTTTCAGGGATTTCCcaaactcaaatatttttgtaatattagaGACTCCATATGAAGCTCAGCTCATTAATGATAAGATTGCATCTCATTACACTTACTGATTGGTCATCATAGCCACTTCCACTGCTGCCATAACCATTGCCATTACTGTTGCTGTATCCACTTCCTGAACTGTAGCCATTTCCATTTCCATTGCcgaatccattttcatttccattgCTGTATCCATTTCCTGAACTGTAGCCATTTCCATTCCCATTGGTGTACCCATTTCCATTTCCTGAACTGTAGCCATTTCCATTCCCATTGGTGTAGCCATTCCCATTTCCATTGTTGTAGCCATTACCATTTCCATTGCTGTAGCCGTTCTTTCCATTTCCGTTGCTGTAGCCATTTCCATTTCCATTGGTGTAGCCATTTCCATTTCCATTGCTGTACCCATTCTTCCCATTGCCATTGCTGTAGCCGTTCTTTCCATTGCCATTGCTGAGACCATTGCTATATGCTGCTGATGTTATTTTGGAGCCATAACCATTGCCATTGGTTGGTGCCCCATACTGACTTGACAAACCATTACCATTGGTGGGAGTGCCATACTGGCTTGATACACCATTACCATTGGCTGGTGCACCATATTGGGAAGACAGCCCATTGCCATTCGATGGTGCTCCATACTTTGAGGAAGGAGGTAGGTAGCCATTCACTGGTGGCTCTGCTAATGTGACCAAAGCCAAACAGCTAAGAAGAAATAGTACCTGTGAATGGGAAAACTcaatgattaattttattattgaataatttacgTTTATTATGAGATGATTATCTCAGAAACGTTATACATATTAGAATGTCAAGAAGAACTTCCTACTTTGTTAAATTATCTTTGTCTTTGTATTTTACTTTGTTGATGTATCTGATAGGTAGCCCACTGTAAATAGTAGTTCATCTTTCCAGATACCACTATTATTTGAGATGTGTGGATTGAAGATTTTTCATAGACCCATGCATTTAAGCATATTATgtattttccatatttttctcttttattgtCACTGAATGTTCAATAATACAGCTCTGATCTGTGGTAATGTTAATCAATAGTAATGTTTTCCACTGCTTTCCCAACTGAACTTGGGCAGCAGTTGATTCCGTTTCTACTGATTCGTGAAAATGCACAGAAAACCTTCTCTCAAGACGAATTTCGATCATAACTATGAGGCAACGTTTCATGTGAGTGGCTATGTCAATCGACGTAATGTTCGTATATGAGGAACCGAAAATCCTCATCAAGCAGTAGATAATGAACGAGATTCGCCAAAGTTTTCCAGATTTAGGGAAGTGAACGTTTCTTGTGCATTTTTACAATCACAGTGCATGGAATACAAATCATGAACTTGATGTTtgtgtgagtaatttgatgtggaatgaattgaaatgaaacaatCTTTTTTGGGCGGCAATAGGACTTTCAAGCTCTCTCTACCACTCAGCCTCGAAACGATGTGAGATTGGCTTGTGAGTTTTTTTAAGGTTAATATAATTGCTTGCTTAAAATCTTCTTGCATCAAATATGGATTTGATGCAGTGGATTTGCTGAACAACAGAAATAGAATCCTGGAAGCGTATCCGGGGAGGATGATAGAGGAGGATAGATGTAGGTCTGACAATTCTCAAATGTCTCCTTTGTATAGAATGTTCAATCCTGATTCGGTACTGGGAGAACAGCTTACTTTTCAGCTGCCAATTCGAATGATTAGGTGCGTAACACAATTGAGATTATCGGCAAAAAgtacattcattcaaattaatggTAACAGGTATCAAGTTGATCCACAGAAAATATGCCCCGCTTGTGAATCACAGTTAGAAACAGTTCtgcattttcttcttatttgtcCCTCCTATGAAGACCTCAGGATTCAATACATTGCGCCTCATGTTCATAACATAGTTCAAAGCGTTGATAGAATAATGGTTTTATTATCTAATTCtaatgttgagaaaattgaacatgTTTATCAATATACTACTAAGGCTAGGAGGGATACTATGGTCTCTGTAATCGTTAGGGCTACATAATCAACGATTCTTTTCGATGGAAatggaaatattttgaaatggtTATTGTTAATTGAGTAGGTTCTTTTCATTGAAAGTGAAGTCTGTAAACTAATTGAATTAGTTAAGTTAACTGGAAttgtt
It encodes:
- the LOC111051451 gene encoding pro-resilin isoform X1 — translated: MIKVLFLLSCLALVTLAEPPVNGYLPPSSKYGAPSNGNGLSSQYGAPANGNGVSSQYGTPTNGNGLSSQYGAPTNGNGYGSKITSAAYSNGLSNGNGKNGYSNGNGKNGYSNGNGNGYTNGNGNGYSNGNGKNGYSNGNGNGYNNGNGNGYTNGNGNGYSSGNGNGYTNGNGNGYSSGNGYSNGNENGFGNGNGNGYSSGSGYSNSNGNGYGSSGSGYDDQSEPANYEFSYDVNAPEYGVEFGHQESRQDDFAKGSYYVLLPDGRKQLVEYTADQEGYKPTVTYQEASGNGNGYSNGNGNGYSNGNGNGYSNGNGNGYSNGNGNGYSNGNGNGYSNGNGNGYSNGNGNGYSNGNGNGYSNGNGNGYSNGNGNGNGNGNGYSNGNGNGNGNGNGYSNGNSNGGYQYKR
- the LOC111051451 gene encoding pro-resilin isoform X2; amino-acid sequence: MIKVLFLLSCLALVTLAEPPVNGYLPPSSKYGAPSNGNGLSSQYGAPANGNGVSSQYGTPTNGNGLSSQYGAPTNGNGYGSKITSAAYSNGLSNGNGKNGYSNGNGKNGYSNGNGNGYTNGNGNGYSNGNGKNGYSNGNGNGYNNGNGNGYTNGNGNGYSSGNGNGYTNGNGNGYSSGNGYSNGNENGFGNGNGNGYSSGSGYSNSNGNGYGSSGSGYDDQSEPANYEFSYDVNAPEYGVEFGHQESRQDDFAKGSYYVLLPDGRKQLVEYTADQEGYKPTVTYQEASGNGNGYSNGNGNGYSNGNGNGYSNGNGNGYSNGNGNGYSNGNGNGYSNGNGNGYSNGNGNGYSNGNGNGYSNGNGNGYSNGNGNGNGNGNGYSNGNSNGGYQYKR